The following DNA comes from Triticum aestivum cultivar Chinese Spring chromosome 3D, IWGSC CS RefSeq v2.1, whole genome shotgun sequence.
CATCCCAGAAGTTCTGATAAAACATTGCGGGGAAGCCATCAGGCCCTGGAGCATTGCtatgttccatttggaacaccgcAGCTGCACCTCCTCTTCAGAGAAAGGTGTCGTCGGGATATCATTCTCTTCTGTCATGACTTGTGGAATATCATCTGTTCGGGTTTCATCAAGACTGAAGTTTCCTTCATCTAGAGCCCTAAAAAGAGACTTGTAGTATTTTGTTATATAACGCTTGAGCTCTTCCTGACCTTCGACCTGTCCCCCATCTTGTTGGAGGCTAAATATACACTTCTTCCGGTGCCGCCCATTGGCGACCAATTGGAAAGAACATGTATTGATATCTCCCTCCAAAATGAATTGGGCACCGAATCTTCAGTACCACTTGAGTTCCTCTTCTCGCAATAGACATGCCATCTGCTCATTGAATTGATTTTTTTATGTCAATCTCATGTTGAGACAAAGAGCGAGTCTCTGCAATTTTATCGAGGTCATCAATAATAGTGGAAAGACGCTTCTTTTCTTTTTCATACATACCACTGGTGTGTTTCGCCCATCCAGTTAGGAACTGCCTTGTGGCTCGAATTTTGAAGTTCCATCTCTGGATTGGCGTGCGACCAACAGCGGGCCTCTTCCATACATTCTTAACTATATCCTCAAAGCCATCACGTTGTAACCATcccaatttgaatttgaatgggcGGCTAGCGTGTGAGGACTAGCAGAGTTAGACTGAAGAATGATGGGCGCATGGTCCAAAAGTGTCTCAATCCGCTCCAGGGAACGCAATGTTACCAAAGGGAATTTTAATTCCCATTCGGTATCCATGAGTACCCAATCAAGTTTCTCGTATGTTGGCACCGGACGATTGTCGACCAAAGTGAACTTTCACCCCGACATATTAGCTTCCTGAAGATTCAAACTGACAATAACACCGTTGAATAAGAAAGGCCAATCAGTGTCCAAACAGATGTCATTTTTCTCTTCCTCATACCTAAGGATATATAAGTCGCCTCCAATAAGCATTGGGTGCGGGTTATCCCTAGCCAGGTTCACCAATGCCAGAAGGAAAGCGGATTTATTCTCATCTTGGACAGCCCCATAGACCGTGACCAGACTCCATGTAAAATTACCAGCTCCGTTTCGGAGATGGAATTTGATGTGAAAATCACCCACCGAAAAAGTTACCAAATCCATGGTTGTGGTTTGTATCCCAAGTAACATTCCTCTGTACCTTCCACGTGGTGGTAAACAATGCTATGTGTAGTGAAAACCACCAGATAGATGGTCAAAGACATGCGCACGGAAGTCACATTTACATGCCTTGGAAATAGCCACAAAATCCAACACATGCTCGCGCACATAATCACCGACGTATTTATGTTTAGCCCAGTCTAAAAGACCTCTGCTATTCTAAAACATTCCTCTCATGTGAAAACTCGAGTCAGGGTGGATACCTTCGCCTTTTTTAGCgggttttgtttcttttttgaggAACGGGATTTAGATTTATGCGAAGACATAATGAAGTCACAAAACATGAACGCAGATCCTGTGTCATCTAATCCAACCTCAGTTACCGCACCAACCAAGTGGGAGAGAAGTGGACCATCATATGTGGCCATCGGTTGAAACTTAGAAGAAACCTTTAATAGATCGATCTCCATGTGTTTTAGCGTCCCACCAAAATACACACATCATTATCATTCTTTCCCATTGTAATTTCAACGTTATTTAAGACACTTTTGCGAAGGCAGACAAAGATGGTATTTAAGCCACTTGTGCAACTACCATGTACAAAAGCTTAGATGATGAGTAGAGATACAGAAGATGTATTCCACAAGCCACTTTTTTAAGAAGAGCAATTTATTAATATTGCGAAAATACCAATTACACCTAGACTCTGCACCTACAAGATATCGCAAAGACATCCAGGATGCACATAgccaaaggaaaaaataaaaaagaaagaaaaaacaaaggtCCCGCCACAGTGATTGACTCCTCCCATCAGCCGCACACAAACCACCACCAAATACAGCACCCGGAAAACATAAAAGATCTCCAAAAGCAACGCCTCCAAAAAGAAAACAGTGCACAAGCGTCGTCGTTGCCCGATCcaagatcttaggttttcaccctagAGAAGTAAGAGCTCACAAAACAATTCCTTCAACAAGGGAATTGCTAGGCACAACCAATGAAAACCAGaccttaggttttcaccctgaaagtcCCAAATCGGCACCTGAGGAGCACCACCAAAAATGAATTCCTCCAGTGTTGCCGCCCTCGCTTGACATTGCTGCACTCAAGAGTTATCAAACACCTGGCTGACTCCATCGCCTAGAAGGGCCCGTCAGTCTAACTAATCCTCCGATCTCAGGCACCATGACCTTCTCCACAGCTGTCTACACCATAGAAATCGACAAGCCAACATGTCCCATGGTGTCAACAAACAACAAAGCTTCGCGTCATGCCCTCATGGAACCTCGTAGGCTCATATGGATGTGCATGACTGAATTCTATCCTATCCAGATATGTTGGACAAGATCTCCGACAACAGTTCCGGAACACGTCGATGACCAGATCGAGGAGGACCGATCATGCAGGATATTGCCGTGATGCGAGAGGAGCACGAGGACCGCCATCTTTATTATCATGGCAGCAGGCCCCCACGCCGCCTCGATCCATCCCTCCGTCGCCCGACCGCAACCATAAGCCGAGCACCAACCTACCTAGATCTAGATCAGATCGGGGGGATCGACACTTCCACGCGCTGCAGCACGCGTGCAGCCACCACCGTCCCCCAAGCATTTGCGACCTACGCGCAGGAACGCAGTGCCGTCAGCTGACGTGAAAGACCCCAACTCGACGGCAGTCACCCAGCGATGCCAGAGCCCCGCCGTAGCCGGATCCGCGCTAGCTTTGCCCAACAAAGACCATGGGGCGGTGGCGAGGGGAGGGGGAGCACGAGGGAGGAGGCCTTGAGCGGGCATGGATtcgccgccgcccgagtcgccccggGGAGGACGACACAGGGTGTCTCCTAGCCAGATCCGTATTGGGTCAGAACTACTAACTTCTTAGTAAAATGCACACACATGAAATAAAAACAAATTTATACATACCTTCCTTTTTTTTCTCAGGAGAGGCAACTTGGCCTGTCTTGAATTTACTCCAACCTGTATTCGTACCTGTTGATTGTACTGAATATTAATGTGAAAAATTAAGACGAAAAGGAAGaatttcatgtataaagttttacCTTTCCCCATGCTAGAATTAAAAGGCTTATATGTTTTAGCCGCATTGTAGCCACTATTAAAGTCAAACCATCCAACTTCTCTAGCACATAATGTGGTGCTGAGTGAAGCCAGAGTGCCTCATCTGCTGTCTTGTTCTTAAAATCAGGATACTTCGTATTTTTCTGCCCAATTCAAATAAAAATGCCCGCAAGTGTTAGTGGTTCACAAGCTTTGCTTCTTACTTTTAAGGCAGTAAACACATATGTATAAACAAGATGCTCACAGATCCATTCGCCTTCTCAGCCCGGTTATCAGTCCAATTAAGTGGATTGGCAAGAACATCATTCCAGAGCGTTCTGTACTTGTCCTATTTGACTTTATAATCTGAGAATAAAACATAACACCATCAAGCAAAATACAAGGATATTGATCTACATAACTGGGATTAAACTACTGAATACACAAAAAAAGTGTTTATTGTAGTTAAGTAAGCACTAAGCCTCTCGTGTTGTCCAGTGAAAGCAGCATATATGACTGCCCAAAAAGGCACATTTTAATAGTTCATTCTGGTATATCAGCTTTTAATACTTTTGCATATAAATATCTTACTGCAGTAGGCCAGTATACATTTGCTTATAAATATCTTACTGCCCAAAAACGTAAACCCAGTAGTCCACTATACAATAAGAGTTTGCATTCTAGAACCTAATACATTCACACTTTACCTTGAGACCAATATGGGCTGCAAAAATGTAACAACAGGTTCTTGATTTGGAGTAGCTGAGGCTCGGATGTAAGGAGAATCCAAATtatatcatcagcatattgtattACTGGAAAATTAGGGCAAGATTCAGCCAACAGAGGAGCTTGTATGAATTGAGCATGCATTGCTTCATATAGAATTGATTTGAGGAAGTCAACAACTAGGTCAAAGATATGGGACAGGGGATCCCCTGTCTCACTCCCTTTTGCAGTGGAATTATTTCCAGGAATACCAATGAGAAGCACAACATATGTGCCAGAGCCAAATATCATCTTGGTCTTTTATCCATCTCTATCGAAAACCTCTAGCAGGCAGAACTTCCAAGATGGTCTTGCATTCACTCAGTTCAAAAGCTTTTTCAGAGTCCAGTTTAAGAATGGCAATTTCCTAGTTGGACTGGTGCCACCGATGAAGATACTCAAATGACAAGGCAATATTGCATTGATCTTGATTACCAAGAAAACTCATACTGATTTATATGAACCAACCTGAGAATTATTTTATGTCGGTGCCACCGTCGTGGCCTTTGTAGAATGAGTATTTCGTTTGGCGTCCTGGTACAAGATTCCTATAGGCGATACATCTAGGCTCAACATGTGGCCCTTGAATACATGTATGGTATTATTTTATGATTTTTCGGACTAGAAGCCTGAACTACAAGCCTATGGCATCAAGAGTGGTATCACCGGCGCTAGGGGAGTGATGTCCGATTCCAGCCTCTCCGATCGCAGGGCATCCATGGTGTCCATGATGGACGGCCGGCTGCTAAGATCCTGGTGCACGCACAAGAGCCCGACTAGTAGCGCACGCTTCATCTGCTGTCGCCCGACAATGGACTCGCCACCTATCAGCCTGACATCTGCGGCCTCAAGGAGTGCATTCCCATGGTACAAACTCCTTACCCATGATGTCAATGGAGGCCTATCATTGAGACGCGCCGTGGGGTCCCTTCCAGAGACCATCTCTAGTAGGACAATGCCGAAATTGTAGATGTCTGACTGCCTATTTCGTTGGCTCGTGTTGACAAACACAGGGTCTATATACCCGTAAGTGCTCTGGACAACGTCAGTGGTCTGTGCCCCAGTTTCTTGGTGAACAGACCTTGCCAATCCAAAGTCACCTAACTTGGCACTGTACGAAGGGTCAAGCAGCATGTTGCTTGATTTGATATCACCATGTACGACACATTGCTTGTGTTGCTCACAATCTACATGGAGGTATTGCAGTGCAGATCCTAGGTCCAGGATGATATCGTACCTGTTTGTGAAAGCATGCATGTTACCATTATGTATCGAGGAAACAATTAATTTGCAGTGATGTAGGTATTCTGGAGATGGAATTACAATACGTACCTCTTGGACCATGGCAACCAACGTTTGCCCTCGTGTAAGTGTTGATCAAGGCTACCTTGCGGTAAAAGCTCGTACACAAGGAAGAGACGTGTATACCTATCGTCCCGCCACCAGCATATAAACTCAACCAAGTATCTCTGGCCATAATAGCACCAACCTATCAATTCGACAAGGTTCCTATGCCTGAGGCGAGTGGCAATCCTGAGTTCGTCCTCGAACGCCTTCCTCCCCTCGCTAGATGTTGCGGGGTTGAATCTCTTTATTGCCACTGCTCTACTTGG
Coding sequences within:
- the LOC123080697 gene encoding L-type lectin-domain containing receptor kinase IX.1-like, producing the protein MDSLIVYASATFSFFHELAFGRIYSIVIKTLYKNRVINQHNLGWYRYTETWPILGQNLGLFKGNLSKVATGDKQIVAVEFDTFFNVGIDTSGSHMGIDVKSIISQAYTNVTVPGKNLTSGLPMTCNITYGNETQTLAAILKIGDATYRVNTNVDLRLMPSVVTIGFSGATGAADELYQIMSWKFRSTFNPHARKSSESPPPAPKILLVEVITGPIIGVIAIVCIFVGISRWQLCTRKKRYRSLAGGIGHIGYRKLAHAANKFAEENKLGQGGSASVYRGELTNPSRAVAIKRFNPATSSEGRKAFEDELRIATRLRHRNLVELIGWCYYGQRYLVEFICWWRDDRYTRLFLVYELLPQGSLDQHLHEGKRWLPWSKRYDIILDLGSALQYLHVDCEQHKQCVVHGDIKSSNMLLDPSYSAKLGDFGLARSVHQETGAQTTDVVQSTYGYIDPVFVNTSQRNRQSDIYNFGIVLLEMVSGRDPTARLNDRPPLTSWVRSLYHGNALLEAADVRLIGGESIVGRQQMKRALLVGLLCVHQDLSSRPSIMDTMDALRSERLESDITPLAPVIPLLMP